Proteins encoded together in one Variovorax paradoxus EPS window:
- a CDS encoding LysR family transcriptional regulator, translating into MQVKVEAQNSAQSTRNRAVLGQLSDMDLRLLKVFKSVVDCGGMAAAELELNIGTSTVSRHVKDLETRLGLVLCRRGRAGFALTAEGQRVYDETLRLLASVDAFRGSIDDIHNRMGGQLEVALFDKTATNPKARIGEAIARFTEIAPEVNLAVHVGSINAIEQGVLEGNFQIGIIPAHRSSKSLVYADLFDETMLLYCGKGHPLFDSPHAKLTWSKLGEHHFAGLGYHSPNMELSHRARLSRKATGFDQEAIATLILSGRFLGFLPDHYAQVFEQRGLMKAVLPARFNYACRFVSLLRRSPKPSRAVLAFQACLEKAHAR; encoded by the coding sequence ATGCAAGTAAAGGTTGAAGCCCAAAACAGTGCTCAAAGCACACGAAACCGCGCCGTTCTGGGGCAGCTCAGCGACATGGACCTGCGCTTGCTCAAGGTGTTCAAGAGCGTGGTCGATTGCGGCGGCATGGCGGCGGCCGAGCTGGAACTGAACATCGGCACGTCGACCGTGAGCCGGCATGTGAAGGACCTGGAGACGCGTCTCGGCCTCGTGCTCTGCCGGCGCGGGCGGGCAGGCTTCGCGCTCACGGCCGAGGGGCAGCGGGTGTACGACGAGACACTGCGCCTGCTGGCCTCGGTTGACGCCTTCCGCGGCAGCATCGACGACATCCACAACCGCATGGGCGGGCAGTTGGAGGTGGCGCTGTTCGACAAGACCGCGACCAATCCGAAGGCGCGCATCGGCGAGGCCATCGCGCGCTTCACCGAGATCGCGCCGGAAGTGAACCTCGCGGTGCACGTGGGCTCGATCAACGCGATCGAGCAGGGCGTGCTGGAGGGCAACTTCCAGATCGGCATCATCCCGGCGCACCGCAGTTCCAAGAGCCTCGTGTATGCGGACCTGTTCGACGAGACGATGCTGCTGTATTGCGGCAAAGGGCATCCGCTGTTCGACAGCCCGCACGCGAAGCTCACATGGTCGAAGCTGGGCGAGCACCACTTCGCGGGTCTCGGCTATCACTCGCCGAACATGGAACTGAGCCACCGCGCGCGGCTATCGCGCAAGGCGACGGGCTTCGACCAGGAGGCGATCGCGACGCTGATTCTGTCGGGGCGCTTCCTGGGCTTTTTGCCCGATCACTACGCGCAGGTGTTCGAGCAGCGCGGGCTGATGAAGGCGGTGCTGCCGGCGCGCTTCAACTACGCGTGCCGGTTCGTGAGTTTGCTGCGGCGGTCGCCGAAGCCGTCACGGGCGGTGCTGGCGTTTCAGGCGTGCCTGGAGAAGGCGCACGCGCGCTAG
- a CDS encoding FadR/GntR family transcriptional regulator, with protein MKVGENRPKRQKLSDVIVEDVKRWIVAERKQPGDRLPNEKELIELFGYSKSTVREALKALEVRGLISIRTGPGGGAYLQQVSVDHASEPLRNFLHFHHLDGHHIYQLRKVLEPELAVSVVGRLTPEQFERLEDNVRLCTIEPTNEDELRKQREAELGFHIMLAEACPNPVLSFMCRFLNDLLRDLVVYKKALDHHHFGEANVDYHTQLLAAYRKEDAEEVRRLMAEHMVDAEVHMHEMEAHIGAKHLLLPSGQR; from the coding sequence ATGAAAGTCGGAGAGAACCGCCCCAAGCGGCAAAAGCTCTCGGACGTCATCGTCGAAGACGTCAAGCGATGGATCGTTGCCGAGCGAAAGCAGCCCGGCGACCGCCTGCCGAACGAGAAGGAACTGATCGAGCTCTTCGGCTATTCGAAGAGCACGGTTCGCGAGGCATTGAAGGCGCTGGAGGTGCGCGGCCTCATCTCGATCCGCACCGGCCCGGGCGGTGGGGCGTACCTGCAGCAGGTGTCGGTCGATCACGCGTCCGAGCCGCTGCGCAACTTCCTGCACTTCCATCACCTGGACGGGCATCACATCTACCAGTTGCGCAAGGTCCTCGAGCCCGAACTGGCCGTGAGCGTGGTCGGCCGGCTCACGCCAGAGCAGTTCGAACGGCTCGAAGACAACGTGCGCCTCTGCACCATCGAGCCGACCAACGAGGACGAACTGCGCAAGCAGCGCGAGGCCGAACTGGGGTTCCACATCATGTTGGCCGAGGCCTGCCCCAACCCGGTGCTGTCCTTCATGTGCCGCTTTCTCAACGACCTGCTGCGTGACCTCGTGGTCTACAAGAAGGCGCTGGACCATCACCACTTCGGCGAGGCCAACGTCGATTACCACACGCAGTTGCTCGCGGCCTATCGCAAGGAAGATGCGGAGGAAGTGCGCCGGCTGATGGCCGAGCACATGGTCGATGCGGAGGTGCACATGCACGAGATGGAGGCGCACATCGGCGCCAAGCACCTGCTGCTGCCGAGCGGGCAGCGCTAA
- a CDS encoding aspartate aminotransferase family protein has translation MTLATPAIEPTPTARTDAAWLDAHWMPYTGNRNFKADPRIIVEAKGAYFTDNDGRKIFDGLSGLWCSGLGHGRPEITEAVSRQIAKLDYSPAFQFGHPLSFELANKIKELTPAGLDYVFFTGSGSEAADTSLKMARAYWRTKGQASKTRLIGREKGYHGVNYGGISVGGIAANRKLFGQGVEADHLPHTQIAANAFTRGMAEHGAELADRLLDLIALHDASNIAAVIVEPFAGSAGVVIPPKGYLKRLRDICTANNILLIFDEVITGFGRCGALTGAEAFGVTPDIMNIAKQVTNGAQPMGAVVASKEIYDTFMAAGGADYMLEFPHGYTYGAHPVACAAGIAALDVLQKEDMIGRVQTLAPHFENAVHSLKGSKHITDIRNYGLAAGLTIAALPGEPARRPYEIAMNCWKKGFYVRYGGDTIQLAPPFISEKAEIDRMVNALADALAETN, from the coding sequence ATGACCCTCGCAACGCCCGCCATCGAACCGACCCCCACCGCGCGCACCGACGCCGCCTGGCTCGACGCGCACTGGATGCCCTACACCGGCAACCGCAACTTCAAGGCCGATCCGCGGATCATCGTGGAGGCCAAGGGCGCCTACTTCACCGACAACGACGGCCGCAAGATCTTCGACGGCCTCTCGGGCCTGTGGTGCTCGGGCCTGGGCCACGGCCGCCCAGAGATCACCGAGGCGGTGAGCCGCCAGATCGCCAAGCTCGACTACTCGCCGGCCTTCCAGTTCGGCCATCCGCTCTCGTTCGAGCTGGCCAACAAGATCAAGGAATTGACGCCCGCGGGCCTGGACTACGTGTTCTTCACCGGCTCGGGCTCCGAGGCCGCCGACACCTCGCTCAAGATGGCGCGCGCCTACTGGCGCACCAAGGGCCAGGCGAGCAAGACGCGCCTGATCGGCCGCGAGAAGGGCTACCACGGCGTCAACTACGGCGGCATCTCGGTCGGCGGCATCGCGGCCAACCGCAAGCTCTTCGGCCAGGGCGTCGAGGCCGACCACCTGCCGCACACGCAGATTGCCGCAAACGCCTTCACCCGCGGCATGGCCGAGCACGGCGCCGAGCTGGCCGACCGCCTGCTCGACCTGATCGCGCTGCACGACGCATCGAACATCGCGGCCGTGATCGTCGAGCCGTTCGCGGGCTCGGCCGGCGTGGTGATTCCGCCCAAGGGCTACCTGAAACGCCTGCGCGACATCTGCACCGCAAACAACATCCTCCTGATCTTCGACGAGGTCATCACCGGCTTCGGCCGCTGCGGCGCGCTCACCGGCGCGGAAGCCTTCGGCGTGACGCCCGACATCATGAACATCGCCAAGCAGGTGACCAACGGCGCGCAGCCGATGGGTGCGGTGGTCGCGAGCAAGGAGATCTACGACACCTTCATGGCGGCAGGCGGTGCCGACTACATGCTCGAGTTCCCGCACGGCTACACCTACGGCGCGCACCCGGTGGCCTGCGCCGCGGGCATCGCCGCGCTCGACGTGCTGCAGAAGGAAGACATGATCGGCCGCGTGCAAACGCTGGCGCCGCACTTCGAGAACGCGGTGCACAGCCTCAAGGGCAGCAAGCACATCACCGACATCCGCAACTACGGCCTCGCCGCTGGCCTCACGATCGCCGCGCTGCCGGGCGAGCCCGCACGCCGCCCCTACGAGATCGCGATGAACTGCTGGAAGAAGGGCTTCTACGTGCGCTACGGCGGCGACACGATCCAGCTCGCGCCGCCCTTCATTTCTGAGAAGGCCGAGATCGACCGCATGGTCAACGCCCTCGCCGACGCGCTCGCAGAAACCAACTGA